The proteins below are encoded in one region of Nakamurella flava:
- a CDS encoding SDR family oxidoreductase has translation MSDDVLPIGITGATGRLGGRVARLLAAAGVRQRLLVRDPARAPQLAGAEVVTADYADTPDVRTALGGLSALLMVSASESPDRVAVHRAFADAAAAAQVPHLVYVSFAGAAPDATFLLARDHWHTEQHLRSTGVPLTILRDNLYADFLPGLAGPDPDGPGDVIRGPAGDGRVAAVAQDDIAEAASAVLRRPRDHAGRTYELTGPQAVSLAEVADLLTAVTGRPVRYRAETLEEAFASRAGFGAPDWMVAGWVSTYTAIAAGELATVTDDVARLTGHPATPVEQVLHH, from the coding sequence ATGTCCGACGACGTGCTGCCCATCGGGATCACCGGCGCCACCGGCCGGCTGGGCGGCCGGGTCGCCCGGCTGCTGGCCGCCGCCGGAGTGCGGCAACGGCTGCTGGTGCGGGATCCCGCGCGGGCCCCGCAGCTGGCCGGCGCCGAGGTGGTCACCGCCGACTACGCCGACACCCCGGACGTGCGAACCGCGCTGGGCGGTCTGTCCGCCCTGCTGATGGTGTCGGCGTCCGAATCCCCGGACCGGGTCGCCGTCCACCGCGCGTTCGCCGACGCGGCGGCCGCCGCGCAGGTCCCCCACCTGGTCTATGTCTCGTTCGCCGGCGCCGCCCCGGACGCGACGTTCCTGTTGGCCCGCGACCACTGGCACACCGAACAGCACCTGCGGTCGACCGGGGTGCCGCTGACGATCCTGCGGGACAACCTGTACGCGGACTTCCTGCCCGGCCTGGCCGGGCCCGATCCCGACGGCCCGGGCGACGTCATCCGCGGGCCGGCCGGGGACGGACGCGTCGCCGCCGTCGCCCAGGACGACATCGCCGAAGCGGCGTCCGCCGTCCTGCGCCGCCCGAGGGACCACGCCGGCCGCACGTACGAGCTGACCGGACCGCAGGCCGTGTCGCTGGCCGAGGTCGCCGACCTGCTGACCGCCGTCACCGGCCGTCCCGTCCGCTACCGGGCCGAGACCCTCGAGGAGGCGTTCGCATCGCGAGCCGGCTTCGGCGCACCGGACTGGATGGTCGCCGGCTGGGTGTCGACCTACACGGCGATCGCCGCCGGCGAACTCGCCACCGTCACCGACGA
- a CDS encoding PLP-dependent aminotransferase family protein, which produces MQDLDLIARPSSRLSAVALARRLGPADADRGPTYRDLADRIRAALLDGRLAVGTGLPSERELAGGLALSRTTVGAAYALLRDQGWLDSRRGSGSRLRLPDGAAPPGLAGVGAAGAAIFGYPAVGSDDIIDLTVASLPPPADALRAAVVAATEDLMTHAATDGYHPYGLPELREVIADRFTAAGVPTTVEQVLVTSGAQHAFTLGLGEFSAAGDRVLLECPTYPIALDAVRHHRRVPVPVGLAASCDVAPDGSTPTAEQTWDLGVIGPALRHSTPRLAYLIPDFHNPTGAVMPWSTREALVAAARSAGTLLMVDESFRDISFPGSGPLPPPVAAADTRRGGEIVLTLGSVSKPLWGGLRTGWVRGTPAQIRRLAAARALGDMAGPVLDQLVATRLLQEPQGALDVQRARVAAGAQAVQSALARYLPTWRWTTPAGGTSLWVRLPEASATELAAVAPAAGVRVVAGPRFGPDGTMGEHLRLPFTASPDVLTEAVRRLSGVAEQAAERARSSIPGWLA; this is translated from the coding sequence ATGCAGGATCTCGACCTGATCGCCCGCCCGTCGAGCCGGTTGTCCGCCGTGGCCCTGGCCCGGCGGCTCGGCCCGGCCGACGCCGATCGCGGCCCGACCTATCGGGACCTGGCCGATCGCATCCGGGCCGCCTTGCTGGACGGCCGCCTCGCGGTGGGCACCGGCCTGCCCAGCGAGCGGGAACTGGCCGGCGGACTGGCCCTGTCCCGGACCACCGTGGGCGCGGCCTACGCCCTGCTCCGGGATCAGGGATGGCTGGACTCCCGGCGTGGCTCGGGCAGCCGGCTGCGGCTACCCGACGGCGCTGCCCCCCCGGGCCTGGCGGGGGTGGGGGCGGCCGGTGCGGCCATCTTCGGGTACCCGGCCGTCGGCAGCGACGACATCATCGACCTGACGGTGGCCAGCCTGCCGCCGCCGGCGGATGCCCTCCGCGCGGCGGTGGTGGCCGCGACCGAAGACCTCATGACGCACGCCGCGACCGACGGCTACCACCCCTACGGGCTGCCCGAACTGCGCGAGGTCATCGCCGACCGGTTCACCGCCGCCGGGGTCCCGACGACGGTCGAGCAGGTGCTGGTGACGTCCGGCGCCCAGCACGCCTTCACCCTGGGCCTGGGCGAGTTCAGCGCGGCCGGGGACCGGGTGCTGCTCGAATGCCCGACCTACCCGATCGCCCTCGACGCGGTCCGCCACCACCGGCGGGTCCCCGTTCCGGTCGGCCTGGCCGCCTCCTGCGACGTCGCCCCCGACGGCTCGACGCCGACCGCGGAGCAGACCTGGGACCTGGGTGTCATCGGTCCGGCGCTGCGCCACTCCACCCCCCGGCTGGCCTACCTGATCCCCGACTTCCACAACCCGACCGGCGCGGTCATGCCCTGGTCGACCCGGGAGGCGCTGGTCGCTGCGGCCCGGTCGGCCGGCACACTGCTGATGGTCGACGAGTCGTTCCGCGACATCTCCTTCCCGGGCAGCGGCCCGTTGCCGCCGCCGGTCGCCGCGGCCGACACCCGGCGCGGTGGGGAGATCGTGCTGACCCTCGGCTCGGTCTCCAAACCCCTGTGGGGTGGTCTGCGCACCGGGTGGGTCCGGGGCACCCCGGCCCAGATCCGCCGGCTGGCTGCCGCGCGGGCGTTGGGTGACATGGCCGGGCCCGTGCTGGACCAGCTGGTGGCGACCCGGCTGCTGCAGGAGCCGCAAGGCGCTCTGGACGTGCAGCGGGCCCGGGTCGCGGCCGGGGCGCAGGCGGTGCAGTCCGCCCTGGCCCGGTACCTACCCACCTGGCGGTGGACGACCCCGGCCGGGGGCACCTCGCTGTGGGTGCGGCTGCCGGAGGCCAGCGCCACCGAACTGGCCGCGGTGGCACCCGCCGCCGGGGTGCGGGTGGTCGCCGGGCCGCGGTTCGGGCCGGACGGGACGATGGGCGAACACTTGCGGCTGCCGTTCACCGCGAGCCCGGACGTCCTCACCGAGGCGGTCCGGCGCCTGTCCGGGGTGGCCGAGCAGGCGGCCGAACGAGCCCGGTCGTCGATCCCCGGATGGCTCGCCTGA
- a CDS encoding YczE/YyaS/YitT family protein — MSGATEPVPIPSPAPRRGWLLPVPADRRPRRFAQLLVGLLVYGLTMAMMVRAVLGLDPWDVFHQGLTEWVNRWVPLSFGAIITIVSVAVLLLWIPLRQRPGVGTVANVAIIGAATDLGLFLFPATESWPARIAYLVAGIAGNALAGALYIGAGLGPGARDGLMTGLVARGVGSVRLVRTSIEITVLAVGFVLGGTVGVGTVLYAVSIGPLLHVLLPLCRIDPAVVPTVPPSNVVDPADCRPNG; from the coding sequence ATGTCCGGTGCCACCGAACCCGTTCCCATTCCGTCCCCTGCACCTCGTCGTGGGTGGTTGCTGCCCGTCCCGGCCGACCGCCGTCCCCGCAGGTTCGCCCAGCTGCTCGTCGGGCTGCTCGTCTACGGCCTGACGATGGCGATGATGGTCCGCGCCGTCCTCGGTCTGGACCCCTGGGACGTGTTCCACCAGGGCCTGACGGAGTGGGTCAACCGCTGGGTGCCGCTGTCGTTCGGCGCGATCATCACCATCGTCTCGGTGGCCGTGCTGCTGCTGTGGATCCCGCTGCGGCAACGCCCGGGGGTCGGCACGGTGGCGAACGTCGCGATCATCGGTGCGGCCACCGATCTCGGCCTGTTCCTGTTCCCGGCGACGGAGAGCTGGCCGGCCCGCATCGCCTACCTGGTCGCCGGCATCGCCGGTAACGCCCTGGCCGGTGCCCTGTACATCGGGGCCGGACTCGGCCCCGGCGCCCGCGACGGCCTGATGACCGGACTGGTCGCCCGGGGCGTCGGTTCCGTGCGGCTGGTCCGCACCAGCATCGAGATCACCGTTCTGGCGGTCGGTTTCGTGCTCGGCGGGACGGTCGGCGTCGGCACCGTGCTGTACGCCGTGTCGATCGGCCCGCTGCTGCACGTGCTGCTGCCGCTCTGCCGAATCGACCCCGCCGTGGTCCCGACGGTGCCCCCGTCCAACGTGGTGGACCCGGCCGACTGTCGTCCGAACGGCTGA
- a CDS encoding DNA-binding response regulator gives MGVPDPGRHPVRVAVVDDHDVVHAGIEAWFAQSGPAIRVVHTATDAQGGAPERLDAAGPVDVVVLDLYLGTGRPDLGLLRALVAAGHRVVVFSGTTDPGVVLDCLDQGALAFLTKAEGRAHLQRAVLFAASDRGYIGPTAAGAMADDPRSRRPRLSPRELEVLLSWFRTESKDLVAASLHITRATVNTHLARIRTKYAEVGRPAPTKAALIARALQDGIVTMDDLEG, from the coding sequence ATGGGTGTTCCGGATCCGGGCCGACACCCGGTGCGGGTCGCCGTGGTGGATGACCACGACGTGGTGCACGCCGGCATCGAGGCGTGGTTCGCGCAGTCCGGGCCGGCGATCCGGGTGGTCCACACCGCCACCGACGCCCAGGGCGGAGCTCCGGAACGACTGGACGCGGCCGGGCCGGTGGACGTCGTGGTACTCGACCTCTACCTGGGAACCGGTCGACCCGACCTCGGGCTGCTGCGCGCCCTGGTGGCCGCGGGCCATCGGGTGGTGGTCTTCTCCGGGACGACGGACCCCGGGGTCGTGCTGGACTGCCTGGACCAGGGCGCGCTCGCCTTCCTCACCAAGGCTGAGGGGCGGGCACACCTGCAGCGGGCCGTCCTGTTCGCCGCCTCCGACCGGGGCTACATCGGCCCCACCGCCGCCGGCGCGATGGCCGACGACCCGCGAAGCCGTCGACCCCGCCTGTCGCCCCGCGAACTGGAGGTCCTGCTGAGCTGGTTCCGCACCGAGTCCAAGGACCTGGTCGCGGCGTCACTACACATCACCCGGGCCACGGTGAACACGCACCTGGCACGCATCCGGACCAAGTACGCCGAGGTGGGGCGGCCGGCACCGACGAAGGCGGCACTGATCGCGCGTGCCCTGCAGGACGGCATCGTCACGATGGACGATCTCGAGGGGTAG
- a CDS encoding ATP-binding protein, translating to MHEWAAAPGTDGPAERRARAIIDRNAAVLRGLVGVSAGAFGLLGASPESAAVPVCAAVLAWAVARLLTVRHRTLAWTILDVLVAVAVGLSAPWTVTSADVVGQQGFVVMVVTAANVTLAWHARRGLALAACTAVTAAAVTGAVMATGQSVWTVPALYVMPLQAVLGWGLVGVFLPVAREADRAARERSNALADLDVAAARRAATWEHWSLLHDTAAATLMMVGDGAASPAADRIRRQAERDLRALDGLTGHHPTDVGEHGGLADAVRRCVADSPLTVSLAVEGAPTAPGEVVAVLVRAIRELLTNVERHAGAVPVQVLVREVRDGVVVVVQDQGPGFDPTLVRDGPGRGLRESVVGRLDRIGATALVDSATGAGTTITLTWLPSATATTPTDTSAVRSIRVPYLRYFGIALAVVTAVAVVQFAAVGLATDGAPPLMSAVLAALLLVATAAGGGRMARDRDWRPTVVGGWLGSVLVADVLFVLALRPADISRPANWALGAVPYVVVVLLTGRRPRWSVLAVAGAVLLDVVPLVAEGGLTAADVARFGQQVTLLTIFPLAAAVFYAGLLDVARTAATEDAERAALRSAERRAAALAADRAERAAMVSTTVVPLLEALADGRADPRDDRVQRSARVESARLRRIFAEHDEVDDPVVHEVRASVQASERAGVAATLDVHGAAPALPVQVRRQLLEAPMALLARAVDSARVVVDATDGRVAVSVVTRIPGFVASGSEESAGPVTVRSVAVGDQVWVQGTWEDGR from the coding sequence ATGCACGAGTGGGCCGCCGCCCCGGGGACGGACGGACCGGCCGAACGCCGGGCCCGGGCGATCATCGACCGGAACGCCGCGGTCCTGCGCGGCCTCGTCGGCGTATCGGCGGGGGCGTTCGGACTGCTCGGCGCGTCCCCGGAGAGCGCCGCGGTTCCGGTCTGCGCCGCCGTCCTGGCGTGGGCGGTCGCCCGTCTGCTCACGGTCCGCCACCGCACCCTGGCCTGGACGATCCTCGACGTCCTGGTCGCGGTCGCGGTCGGGCTGTCCGCGCCCTGGACGGTCACCAGCGCCGACGTCGTCGGTCAGCAGGGGTTCGTCGTCATGGTGGTCACCGCGGCCAACGTCACCCTCGCCTGGCACGCCCGGCGCGGGCTGGCCCTGGCCGCCTGCACGGCGGTGACCGCGGCGGCGGTCACCGGTGCGGTGATGGCCACCGGACAGAGCGTGTGGACGGTCCCGGCGCTCTACGTGATGCCGTTGCAGGCTGTGCTGGGCTGGGGACTGGTGGGCGTGTTCCTGCCCGTGGCCCGCGAGGCCGACCGCGCCGCCCGGGAACGCAGCAACGCCCTGGCGGACCTCGATGTGGCCGCCGCCCGCCGTGCGGCCACCTGGGAACACTGGTCGCTGTTGCACGACACCGCCGCGGCCACGCTGATGATGGTCGGCGACGGCGCCGCGAGCCCGGCGGCGGATCGGATCCGGCGGCAGGCCGAACGGGACCTGCGGGCCCTGGACGGCCTGACCGGTCACCACCCGACCGACGTGGGGGAACACGGCGGGCTGGCGGACGCCGTCCGGCGCTGTGTGGCCGACAGCCCGCTCACCGTCTCCCTGGCGGTCGAGGGCGCGCCGACCGCACCCGGCGAGGTCGTCGCCGTCCTGGTCCGGGCGATCCGGGAACTGCTCACCAACGTCGAGCGACACGCCGGGGCGGTGCCGGTGCAGGTGCTCGTGCGCGAGGTCCGGGACGGAGTGGTCGTCGTCGTGCAGGACCAGGGTCCCGGGTTCGATCCCACCCTGGTCCGGGACGGGCCCGGACGGGGCCTGCGCGAGTCGGTGGTCGGCCGCCTCGACCGGATCGGAGCCACCGCCCTGGTCGACAGCGCGACAGGGGCCGGCACCACGATCACCCTCACCTGGCTCCCCTCGGCCACGGCGACGACGCCGACCGACACGTCGGCCGTCCGGTCGATCCGGGTGCCCTACCTCCGCTACTTCGGGATCGCACTGGCCGTGGTCACCGCGGTCGCCGTCGTGCAGTTCGCCGCCGTCGGCCTGGCCACCGACGGGGCCCCACCGCTGATGTCGGCGGTCCTCGCCGCGCTACTGCTCGTCGCGACCGCCGCCGGGGGCGGGCGGATGGCCCGGGACCGGGACTGGCGGCCGACGGTCGTCGGCGGATGGCTGGGGTCCGTCCTGGTCGCGGACGTCCTGTTCGTCCTGGCGCTCCGGCCGGCAGACATCTCCCGGCCCGCCAACTGGGCCCTCGGAGCGGTGCCCTACGTCGTCGTCGTCCTGCTGACCGGGCGTCGACCGCGCTGGTCGGTCCTGGCGGTCGCCGGAGCCGTCCTGCTGGACGTCGTCCCACTGGTGGCGGAAGGTGGTCTGACGGCGGCCGACGTCGCCCGTTTCGGTCAGCAGGTGACCCTGCTGACGATCTTCCCGTTGGCCGCCGCAGTGTTCTACGCAGGACTGCTGGACGTGGCCCGGACGGCCGCCACGGAGGACGCCGAGCGGGCCGCCCTGCGGTCCGCGGAGCGACGAGCCGCCGCGTTGGCCGCCGACCGGGCCGAGCGCGCCGCGATGGTGTCCACCACCGTGGTCCCCCTGCTCGAAGCCCTGGCCGACGGTCGCGCCGATCCCCGGGACGACCGGGTGCAACGGTCCGCGCGCGTCGAAAGCGCCCGGCTGCGCAGGATTTTCGCCGAGCACGACGAGGTCGACGACCCGGTGGTCCACGAGGTGCGCGCCTCCGTCCAGGCCAGCGAACGGGCCGGGGTGGCGGCGACCCTGGACGTGCACGGTGCGGCCCCGGCCCTGCCGGTGCAGGTCCGCCGGCAACTCCTGGAGGCGCCGATGGCCCTGCTGGCCCGGGCGGTCGACTCCGCCCGCGTGGTGGTCGACGCGACCGACGGGCGGGTCGCCGTGAGCGTGGTGACCCGGATACCCGGTTTCGTCGCGTCCGGCTCGGAGGAATCCGCCGGGCCGGTCACGGTCCGATCGGTGGCGGTGGGCGATCAGGTCTGGGTCCAGGGCACCTGGGAGGACGGTCGGTGA
- a CDS encoding DUF2269 family protein: MEDLFAVLHVVSAVFIVGPMAILPMTAMRAIRTGQAGQVQVLARSTQILALLSLLVVVFGFAILGVTTHDTTITTGWVLSSLVLYAIALGLTLFLVVPTLQRAADELATAGTATTHPAPPRYPAVAMGSGVTSLLLVAVVVLMTWKP; encoded by the coding sequence ATGGAAGACCTGTTCGCCGTGCTCCACGTCGTCTCGGCCGTGTTCATCGTCGGCCCGATGGCCATCCTCCCGATGACCGCGATGCGCGCGATCCGCACGGGTCAGGCCGGCCAGGTGCAGGTCCTGGCCCGCTCGACCCAGATCCTCGCTTTGCTGTCCCTGCTGGTGGTGGTGTTCGGTTTCGCGATCCTCGGCGTGACCACCCACGACACCACGATCACCACCGGCTGGGTGCTGTCCTCGCTCGTCCTGTACGCGATCGCCCTGGGGCTGACCCTGTTCCTCGTGGTGCCCACCCTGCAGCGGGCGGCCGACGAGCTGGCCACCGCCGGGACCGCGACGACGCACCCCGCGCCGCCGAGGTACCCCGCCGTCGCCATGGGATCGGGCGTCACCAGCCTGCTGCTGGTGGCGGTCGTCGTCCTGATGACCTGGAAGCCGTGA
- the pdxT gene encoding pyridoxal 5'-phosphate synthase glutaminase subunit PdxT, with product MTSTDPVIGVLALQGDVREHLMTLAGLGVTARPVRRARELDGLDGIVVPGGESTTLCRLLDVFELRDPLTARLRAGLPAFGSCAGMIVLATEILDGRPDQVPLGTLDITVRRNAFGRQRDSFETDLPVAGLAGGPLRGVFIRAPRVERVGPDVQVLAEVDGYAVAVRSATAMAVAFHPEVGDDDRLHEAFLELVTERQRTPAGPRTP from the coding sequence ATGACCTCGACCGACCCGGTGATCGGCGTCCTGGCCCTGCAGGGCGACGTCCGTGAACACCTGATGACCCTCGCCGGCCTCGGCGTGACCGCCCGGCCCGTCCGCCGCGCCCGCGAACTCGACGGCCTGGACGGCATCGTCGTCCCCGGTGGGGAGTCAACGACGCTGTGCCGGCTGCTCGACGTCTTCGAGCTGCGCGATCCGCTCACCGCCCGCCTGCGGGCCGGCCTGCCGGCGTTCGGATCCTGTGCGGGCATGATCGTGCTCGCCACCGAGATCCTCGACGGCCGCCCCGATCAGGTCCCGCTCGGAACCCTGGACATCACCGTGCGCCGCAACGCCTTCGGGCGGCAGCGCGACTCGTTCGAGACCGACCTGCCCGTCGCCGGTCTGGCCGGTGGACCGCTGCGGGGCGTCTTCATCCGGGCCCCCCGGGTCGAGCGGGTCGGACCGGACGTGCAGGTGCTCGCCGAGGTCGACGGGTACGCGGTCGCGGTGCGCTCGGCCACCGCGATGGCGGTCGCCTTCCATCCCGAGGTCGGTGACGACGACCGGCTGCACGAGGCGTTCCTGGAACTGGTGACGGAGCGGCAGCGGACCCCCGCGGGCCCCCGCACGCCGTAG
- a CDS encoding YebC/PmpR family DNA-binding transcriptional regulator → MSGHSKWATTKHQKAAKDAKRGKLFAKLIKNIEVAARTGGGDPDGNPTLYDAIQKAKKTSVPNENIDRAVKRGSGADGGGADYQSITYEGYGPAGVAIMIECLTDNKNRAASEVRVAVTRNGGNMADPGSVSYLFSRKGVVTVPRKHDGVAVDEDELTLAVLDAGAEDVNDVGEAFEVISEPTDMVAVRKAVTAAGFDYDSADQSFLPSVEVSLDVESARKFVKLIDAIEDLDDVQNVYTNADISDEVAEQLDAE, encoded by the coding sequence ATGAGCGGCCACTCCAAATGGGCGACGACCAAGCATCAGAAGGCGGCCAAGGACGCCAAGCGCGGCAAGTTGTTCGCCAAGCTGATCAAGAACATCGAGGTGGCGGCGCGCACCGGTGGCGGTGACCCGGACGGCAACCCCACGCTCTACGACGCCATCCAGAAGGCCAAGAAGACGTCGGTGCCGAACGAGAACATCGACCGCGCCGTCAAGCGCGGCTCCGGTGCGGACGGTGGCGGCGCCGACTACCAGTCGATCACCTACGAGGGGTACGGCCCCGCCGGCGTGGCGATCATGATCGAGTGCCTCACGGACAACAAGAACCGGGCGGCCTCCGAGGTCCGGGTGGCCGTCACCCGCAACGGCGGCAACATGGCCGACCCGGGGTCGGTGTCCTACCTGTTCAGCCGCAAGGGTGTCGTCACGGTGCCCCGCAAGCACGACGGCGTCGCGGTGGACGAGGACGAGCTGACCCTGGCCGTCCTGGACGCCGGGGCCGAGGACGTCAACGATGTCGGCGAGGCCTTCGAGGTGATCTCCGAGCCGACCGACATGGTCGCCGTCCGCAAGGCGGTCACCGCGGCCGGGTTCGACTACGACTCCGCCGACCAGTCGTTCCTGCCGTCGGTCGAGGTGTCGCTGGACGTCGAGAGTGCGCGCAAGTTCGTCAAGCTCATCGACGCCATCGAGGACCTCGACGACGTCCAGAACGTCTACACCAACGCCGACATCTCCGACGAGGTCGCCGAGCAGCTCGACGCTGAGTAG
- the ruvC gene encoding crossover junction endodeoxyribonuclease RuvC has product MRVLGVDPGLTRCGIGIVDGGAGQAPRMVAAGVVRTPADADIALRLLQVAEEVEALMDRYRPDTVAVERVFSQHNVRTVMGTAQAAGVVALAAARRTIPVAWHTPSEVKAAVSGNGDADKAQVATMITRLLRLSAPPKPVDATDALALALCHLWRSPLQNKLAEQTRLARGIRMVAR; this is encoded by the coding sequence GTGCGGGTGCTCGGTGTCGATCCCGGGCTGACCCGGTGCGGGATCGGAATCGTGGACGGCGGAGCCGGCCAGGCCCCGCGGATGGTCGCGGCCGGCGTGGTCCGCACCCCGGCCGACGCCGACATCGCCCTGCGGTTGCTGCAGGTCGCCGAGGAGGTGGAGGCCCTGATGGACCGCTACCGGCCCGACACGGTCGCCGTGGAACGCGTGTTCAGCCAGCACAACGTGCGCACCGTGATGGGCACCGCCCAGGCCGCCGGCGTGGTGGCCCTGGCCGCCGCCCGCCGGACCATCCCGGTCGCCTGGCACACGCCGAGCGAGGTCAAGGCCGCCGTGTCCGGCAACGGTGACGCCGACAAGGCGCAGGTCGCGACCATGATCACCCGGCTGCTGCGCCTTTCCGCCCCGCCCAAGCCGGTGGACGCCACCGATGCGCTCGCCCTGGCCCTGTGCCACCTGTGGCGTTCGCCGCTGCAGAACAAGCTGGCCGAGCAGACCCGGCTGGCCCGAGGGATCCGGATGGTGGCGCGATGA
- the ruvA gene encoding Holliday junction branch migration protein RuvA, with protein MISSLSGTVAAIGLDHAVIEVGGVGFAVRATPNTLGSLRRGENARLATTLVVREDSLTLFGFGSDAGRELFELVQSVSGVGPKIALALLAVLDPDQLRSALATGDTAALMRAPGIGKKGAERLILELRDKVGVVPTVMPAGTASPSAAVAAVPAAPLDGAGQVVEALVGLGFTAKQAEDAVAAVLAEAAGSTDGALPTDVSAVLRRALTRLGRGR; from the coding sequence ATGATCAGCTCGCTGAGCGGCACCGTGGCGGCCATCGGCCTGGACCACGCCGTCATCGAGGTCGGCGGGGTCGGGTTCGCCGTGCGAGCCACCCCGAACACCCTGGGAAGTCTGCGGCGCGGTGAGAACGCCCGCCTGGCCACCACTCTCGTGGTCCGGGAGGACTCGCTCACGCTGTTCGGCTTCGGGTCCGACGCGGGTCGGGAACTGTTCGAACTGGTCCAGTCGGTGTCCGGGGTCGGTCCCAAGATCGCGTTGGCCCTGCTGGCCGTGCTCGACCCCGACCAGCTGCGCTCGGCGCTCGCCACCGGGGACACGGCCGCGCTGATGCGGGCCCCGGGCATCGGCAAGAAGGGGGCCGAGCGGCTGATCCTGGAGCTGCGGGACAAGGTCGGCGTCGTGCCCACGGTGATGCCGGCGGGCACCGCGTCGCCGTCCGCCGCGGTCGCGGCCGTGCCGGCCGCCCCGCTGGACGGCGCCGGTCAGGTCGTCGAGGCGCTCGTCGGGCTCGGGTTCACCGCCAAGCAGGCCGAGGACGCCGTGGCCGCCGTGCTGGCCGAGGCGGCCGGATCGACCGACGGCGCTCTGCCCACCGACGTCAGCGCCGTGCTCCGCCGCGCCCTCACCCGCCTCGGCCGGGGCCGGTGA
- the ruvB gene encoding Holliday junction branch migration DNA helicase RuvB — MSGLSGVFPDPEDPGDDEHVEFTVDPHQVPADADVEASLRPKSLAEFIGQPRVREQLELVLTGAKLRGVPPDHVLLAGPPGLGKTSLSMIIAAELGASIRLTSGPALERAGDLAAILSNLVEGDVLFIDEIHRMARPAEEMLYLAMEDFRVDIVVGKGPGATSIPLDIAPFTLVGATTRSGQLTSPLRDRFGFTAHMEFYAPEELTQVITRSAAILGVQLRPDGATEIARRSRGTPRIANRLLRRVRDFADVRADGSITREVARAALAVYEVDELGLDRLDRSVLGVLCRTFGGGPVGITSLAVAVGEEPSTVEEVCEPFLVRIGLLARTRAGRVATPAAWEHLRLTPPRNAPVLGAAPGDSAGDDGLFDAS; from the coding sequence ATGAGCGGACTCTCCGGCGTCTTCCCCGACCCCGAGGATCCCGGTGACGACGAGCACGTCGAGTTCACCGTGGACCCGCACCAGGTGCCGGCCGACGCCGACGTCGAGGCCTCACTCCGCCCGAAGTCGCTGGCCGAGTTCATCGGGCAGCCCCGGGTCCGCGAGCAGCTGGAACTGGTGCTCACCGGGGCCAAGCTGCGGGGTGTCCCCCCGGATCACGTGCTGCTGGCCGGCCCGCCGGGCCTGGGTAAGACGTCGCTGTCGATGATCATCGCCGCCGAGCTGGGCGCCTCCATCCGGCTGACCTCCGGTCCGGCGTTGGAGCGGGCCGGCGACCTCGCCGCCATCCTGTCCAACCTGGTCGAGGGCGACGTGCTGTTCATCGACGAGATCCACCGGATGGCCCGGCCGGCCGAGGAGATGCTCTACCTGGCGATGGAGGATTTCCGGGTCGACATCGTCGTCGGCAAGGGCCCCGGCGCCACCTCGATCCCGCTGGACATCGCCCCGTTCACGCTGGTCGGGGCGACGACCCGGTCCGGGCAGTTGACCAGCCCGCTCCGGGACCGGTTCGGTTTCACCGCGCACATGGAGTTCTACGCACCGGAGGAACTCACCCAGGTCATCACCCGCAGCGCCGCCATCCTGGGCGTGCAGCTGCGGCCCGACGGCGCCACCGAGATCGCCCGCCGGTCCCGCGGCACACCCCGGATCGCCAACCGGCTGCTGCGCCGCGTCCGCGACTTCGCCGACGTCCGCGCCGACGGGTCGATCACCCGGGAGGTCGCGCGGGCGGCGCTCGCGGTCTACGAGGTCGACGAGCTGGGCTTGGACCGGCTCGACCGCTCGGTGCTCGGCGTCCTGTGCCGCACGTTCGGCGGGGGACCGGTCGGGATCACGTCCCTGGCCGTCGCGGTGGGGGAGGAGCCGTCCACCGTCGAGGAGGTGTGCGAGCCGTTCCTGGTGCGTATCGGGCTGCTCGCCCGCACCCGGGCCGGCCGGGTCGCCACCCCCGCGGCCTGGGAGCACCTGCGGCTCACCCCGCCGCGGAACGCCCCGGTCCTCGGCGCGGCCCCGGGCGACAGCGCCGGTGACGACGGCCTGTTCGACGCGTCCTGA
- a CDS encoding DUF202 domain-containing protein, producing MSTQKSEGGLFDPGLQPERTALAWLRTALVLTVGSLVGLRVLPHYWGPFGLVLAGTGALASMALIGLAVRRYRLTGRRLTAAGPAAGAVPDGRLPALLALLTVCAATIAAVLVVWVAAV from the coding sequence ATGAGCACCCAGAAGTCCGAGGGAGGGTTGTTCGACCCGGGACTGCAACCGGAACGCACGGCGCTGGCCTGGCTACGGACCGCGCTGGTGCTCACCGTGGGGTCACTGGTCGGGCTGCGGGTGCTGCCGCACTACTGGGGGCCGTTCGGACTGGTGCTGGCCGGTACCGGGGCGCTGGCCTCGATGGCGCTCATCGGCCTGGCGGTCCGCCGGTACCGACTCACCGGACGCCGACTGACCGCCGCCGGCCCGGCGGCCGGTGCCGTCCCGGACGGACGGCTCCCGGCGCTCCTGGCCCTGCTCACCGTGTGCGCCGCCACGATCGCGGCCGTCCTGGTCGTCTGGGTCGCCGCGGTCTGA